From a region of the Syngnathus scovelli strain Florida chromosome 19, RoL_Ssco_1.2, whole genome shotgun sequence genome:
- the psmg2 gene encoding proteasome assembly chaperone 2: MFSSFDCKLKSRNSTMFITSQNSTPVFKDFTLVLPAVAVGNVGQLAVDLLISTLNLPRVGFLHTDCLIPMAGNNPYATGKDDAHELHTAAEVFAAPELKIAVLQIRAPIVKRKSRCFRQLLLSWIKASGFSRTVVLSSSHAYQRDDQQLQGTPLRYLVTPSLQKCIGDAFKDLGWIEMERMPICPGRLDAETEEPKLYVPGGGITKGLYIDSCTEDVPLAVLLIFCSEGDNVPDALALVNHMDDWLHLLDNPNREPKWKIPTSWNLLFGSGIPPALF, translated from the exons ATGTTTTCATCGTTTGATTGTAAACTAAAGTCACGTAATTCAACCATGTTTATCACTTCACAAAACTCTACGCCTGTGTTTAAAGATTTCACGCTTGTTTTG CCCGCGGTGGCAGTGGGCAACGTGGGGCAGCTGGCGGTGGATCTCCTCATATCCACCTTGAACCTGCCCAGGGTCGGTTTTCTCCACACGGACTGCCTCATTCCCATGGCGGGGAACAACCCATACGCCACTGGCAAGGACGACGCACATGAGCTGCATACAGCCGCAGAAG TCTTTGCTGCACCTGAGCTCAAGATAGCAGTTCTTCAGATCAGAGCACCAATTGTCAAG AGGAAATCTAGATGTTTCCGTCAGCTGCTACTGTCCTGGATCAAGGCAAGTGGCTTCTCCCGGACAGTGGTTCTCTCCAGCAGCCATGCCTACCAAAGAGATGACCAGCAACTGCAAGG GACCCCGTTAAGGTACCTGGTCACGCCAAGCCTGCAGAAGTGTATCGGCGATGCCTTCAAGGATCTGGGCTGGATAGAGATGGAGAGGATGCCCATTTGCCCGGGACGTTTAGACGCCGAAACTGAAGAGCCAAAACTCTACGTCCCCGGTGGAGGCATTACTAAAGGCCTCTACATAGACAG TTGCACCGAGGACGTTCCGCTGGCAGTACTGCTCATCTTCTGCTCGGAGGGCGACAATGTACCTGACGCCTTGGCGCTTGTCAATCATATGGACGATTGGCTCCATCTGCTGGACAACCCG AACCGGGAGCCCAAATGGAAGATTCCAACTTCCTGGAATCTTCTGTTTGGGAGCGGCATCCCTCCAGCCCTTTTCTGA
- the zgc:136493 gene encoding probable 2-ketogluconate reductase codes for MDSNKPWALIVEKGMLEEFLDKFRQHFRLVLYQDFLNDPGAHGPTIQVLFIWACIPQVTPTLLSSLPALKVIATAGAGYDHLDLPYIARLGVKVANTPGVVSDCTADMAMALLLASARNIVEGHRIMMDPNTSVMPQYLGSIKVSGSTLGIIGMGNIGCKIAQRAKGFDMKILYCNRNRRSVEEEQVLGASYCKNMDNLLGRSDFVVLSVCLTSETTGLIGSRELALMKPTATLVNISRGAVVDQVALVKALKAGTIRAAALDVTYPEPLPRDHPLLDLPNVLITPHLGVMTITTLRNIVEKMVDNALAAIRGEPMPDELKCLSLEFPNNVKEHF; via the exons ATGGACAGCAACAAACCGTGGGCTCTGATTGTTGAGAAGGGCATGTTGGAGGAGTTCCTGGACAAATTTAGGCAGCACTTCAGGCTTGTCCTCTACCAGGACTTCCTGAACGACCCGGGAGCGCATGGCCCCACAATCCAGGTTCTGTTTATATGGGCATGTATCCCGCAGGTCACCCCGACGCTGCTCAGCTCACTCCCGGCGCTCAAGGTGATCGCTACCGCAGGGGCGGGATATGACCACCTGGACCTACCCTACATTGCCCGGTTGGGGGTTAAGGTGGCCAACACGCCCGGGGTGGTCAGTGATTGTACGGCGGATATGGCTATGGCGCTCCTCCTCGCATCAGCGCGCAATATCGTTGAAG GTCACCGAATTATGATGGACCCCAACACCAGTGTCATGCCGCAATACCTGGGTAGCATCAAGGTCTCGGGGTCCACTCTGGGAATCATCGGAATGGGAAATATTGGCTGCAAAATTGCTCAGCGGGCCAAAGGATTTGATATGAAGATTCTCTATTGTAACAGAAACAGAAG AAGTGTGGAGGAGGAGCAAGTGCTGGGGGCGAGCTACTGCAAGAACATGGACAACCTGCTGGGCCGTTCTGATTTTGTGGTGCTATCCGTGTGCCTGACATCGGAGACCACCGGCCTCATCGGCAGCAGGGAGCTGGCCCTCATGAAGCCCACCGCCACACTAGTCAACATCAGCAGAG GTGCAGTGGTGGACCAGGTCGCGTTGGTTAAGGCGCTGAAAGCCGGGACCATACGAGCGGCTGCTTTGGATGTGACTTATCCTGAACCTCTCCCAAG GGATCATCCTCTCCTCGACCTCCCCAACGTGCTGATCACCCCTCACCTTGGCGTGATGACCATCACCACCCTCAGAAATATTGTGGAGAAGATGGTCGACAATGCCCTGGCTGCCATTAGAGGAGAACCCATGCCTGATGAATTGAAATGCTTATCATTAGAGTTTCCCAACAATGTTAAAGAACACTTTTAA
- the LOC125987252 gene encoding tyrosine-protein phosphatase non-receptor type 2, whose translation MEREFEDIESEGRWHKLYMEIRSQSHECSYKVAKYPENRSRNRYRDVSPFDHSRVKLKNADNDYINASLVVMEEAQRRYILTQGPLRNTCGHFWLMIWEQKTKAIVMLNRVIEKGSEKCAQYWPVTEEREMAFRDTRFLVTRLSEDVKSCYTTRVLELQNISTGEKREIHHFHYTSWPDFGVPESPASFLNFLLKVRESGALGADNGPAVVHCSAGIGRSGTFSLVDTCLVLMDRRKEESPLDIRRILLDMRKYRMGLIQTPDQLRFSFMAVLEGAKCIMGDSSAQTQWRESAREDQEPTADPPEKCNGGQRAGLPGKEDDYRHDDAERPSQSPDQDNNTHKRRRDDSFSIAQSQRINDADRKRKRAKTSDF comes from the exons GAAATCCGAAGTCAGTCACATGAGTGCTCCTATAAAGTAGCCAAGTATCCTGAGAATCGCAGCCGCAACAGATACAGAGACGTCAGCCCAT TTGACCATAGTCGTGTGAAGCTGAAAAACGCAGACAACGACTACATCAACGCCAGCCTGGTGGTGATGGAGGAAGCACAGAGACGATACATATTGACTCAG GGTCCCCTCAGGAACACGTGTGGCCACTTCTGGCTCATGATCTGGGAGCAAAAGACCAAAGCCATCGTTATGCTTAATAGGGTGATTGAGAAAGGCTCG GAAAAGTGCGCCCAGTACTGGCCTGTGACCGAGGAGCGTGAGATGGCCTTCAGAGACACGCGGTTCTTGGTCACGCGGCTGTCAGAAGACGTCAAGTCTTGCTACACCACCAGAGTGTTGGAGCTGCAGAACATTAGC ACTGGGGAGAAGCGGGAGATCCACCACTTTCACTACACATCGTGGCCCGACTTCGGCGTGCCCGAGTCACCTGCGTCTTTCCTCAACTTCCTGTTAAAGGTGCGCGAGTCAGGGGCACTGGGGGCAGACAACGGCCCAGCCGTGGTGCACTGCAGCGCAGGCATCGGACGCTCGGGGACATTCTCGCTGGTGGACACATGTCTCGTGCTG ATGGATAGAAGGAAAGAAGAGTCGCCATTGGACATCCGCAGGATCCTGTTAGACATGCGGAAGTACCGCATGGGTCTCATACAGACACCTGACCAGCTGCGCTTCTCCTTCATGGCTGTCCTTGAGGGAGCAAAGTGCATCATGGGAGACTCGTCCGCGCAG ACTCAGTGGCGAGAGTCGGCCCGGGAAGACCAGGAGCCCACCGCCGACCCGCCGGAGAAATGCAACGGCGGCCAGCGGGCGGGACTGCCTGGCAAGGAAGACGACTACAGACATGATGACGCCGAGAGGCCGAGCCAGTCGCCTGACCAGGACAACAACACACA CAAACGACGCAGGGATGACAGTTTCTCCATAGCCCAAAGCCAAAGGATCAACGACGCCGACAGAAAGCGGAAAAG AGCAAAGACCAGCGACTTCTGA